The DNA window GAAGCGGCGGCGGTCCCCGACGTACCCCGCGACCGCGGGCCCGGTGGCGACGCCGATCCCCGCCTCGCAGTCGGGCACCTCCGCGCGCAGCCGCTCGGCGATCGCCCGCGCGGCCGCGAGTGCCGCGTCGGCGTGCGACGGCAGTTCGACCGGGGCACCGAAGATCGCCAGCACCGCGTCGCCGACGAACTTGTTGACCAGCCCGTCGTACCGGTCGACCTCGTCGACGACCACCGCGAAGAACCGGTTGAGCAGCTCGACGACCTCGGTCGGCGGGCGGGTCGCGGCGATCGTGGTCGATCCGACGACGTCGACGAAGAGCACGGACACCTCGCGGACCTCGCCGCCGAGCTCGGTGACCGTGCCCAGCGCGGCCGCCGCGACGTCCTCGCCGACGTGCTTGCCGAACAGGTCCCTGATGTGCTCGCGCTCCCGCAGGCCCGCCGCCATCTGGTTGACCCCCGCCTGCAGCAGCCCCAGCTCCGTCCCGTCGTAGACCTGGATCTCCACGTCGAGATCGCCGTGGCGGATCTTGCTCAGCGCGATCCGGACCGACCGGATCGGCGCCACCACCGCGCGGGCGGTGAACACCGTGAGCAGCATGCCGAAGACGATCACCACGAAGCCGAGCACGACCACGGTGGTGGCCAGTTTGGCGGCGGAGACGTCCTCGCGGATGAGCGCGAACACCGCCACCATCACCAGGCCCGCCGCCGGGACGCCGGTGCCGAGGCACCAGAACAGCAGCATCCGCAGCTGGACCCCGTTCCCGCTCGCCTGCGGCGGGGCACCGGAGAGCGCCTGCGCGGCGATCGGGCGGAGGGCGAACTCGCTGAGCAGGTAGGCGTTCGCGCACACCACCACACCGGCGAAGCCGACCGTGAACCCCATCGCGTAGACGAGGGACGGCTGGAGCAGCCCCGCCAGCACGGTGAACAGCACGGTCGCCAGGCCCCACAGCGTCAGCTGGACCACGGTCAGCCGCAGCGGGACCCGCAGCGCGGCCCTGCGCTCGTCCGCGTCCGGGGTCCGTTCCTCGGTGACCCAGCGCAGCGCGCGAAAGGCGTCCCTGGTTCCCCAGAACGCACCGACCACGATTGCCAAAACGAGGTAGATCGGCGTCGCGATCGACAGCACGCCGAGGGTGTGGCCGTCCGGCCTGGCGCTCGGCACGACGAGCACGGACAGC is part of the Amycolatopsis sp. CA-230715 genome and encodes:
- a CDS encoding adenylate/guanylate cyclase domain-containing protein, producing the protein MTAYSAGPFGSRLLGPAGQDRRTLRIRIQLILTSALIIANLIGAGVVAALSVLVVPSARPDGHTLGVLSIATPIYLVLAIVVGAFWGTRDAFRALRWVTEERTPDADERRAALRVPLRLTVVQLTLWGLATVLFTVLAGLLQPSLVYAMGFTVGFAGVVVCANAYLLSEFALRPIAAQALSGAPPQASGNGVQLRMLLFWCLGTGVPAAGLVMVAVFALIREDVSAAKLATTVVVLGFVVIVFGMLLTVFTARAVVAPIRSVRIALSKIRHGDLDVEIQVYDGTELGLLQAGVNQMAAGLREREHIRDLFGKHVGEDVAAAALGTVTELGGEVREVSVLFVDVVGSTTIAATRPPTEVVELLNRFFAVVVDEVDRYDGLVNKFVGDAVLAIFGAPVELPSHADAALAAARAIAERLRAEVPDCEAGIGVATGPAVAGYVGDRRRFEYTVIGDPVNEAARLTELAKSVPGGLVASWRAIESTSDGEGERWRSADQVTLRGRLEETTVAVPR